Proteins from one Salmonella bongori NCTC 12419 genomic window:
- the fabZ gene encoding 3-hydroxyacyl-ACP dehydratase FabZ, translating to MTTNTHTLQIEEILELLPHRFPFLLVDRVLDFEEGRFLRAVKNVSVNEPFFQGHFPGKPILPGVLILEAMAQATGILAFKSVGKLEPGELYYFAGIDEARFKRPVVPGDQMIMEVTFEKTRRGLTRFKGVALVDGKVVCEATMMCARSREA from the coding sequence TTGACTACTAACACTCATACTCTGCAGATTGAAGAGATTTTAGAGCTTCTGCCGCACCGTTTTCCGTTTTTACTGGTCGATCGCGTGCTGGACTTTGAAGAAGGGCGTTTTCTGCGTGCGGTGAAAAATGTCTCCGTCAACGAGCCGTTTTTCCAGGGACACTTCCCTGGCAAACCGATTTTACCAGGCGTACTGATTCTGGAAGCGATGGCGCAGGCAACCGGTATTCTGGCGTTTAAAAGCGTTGGTAAACTGGAACCGGGTGAACTGTACTATTTCGCGGGTATTGATGAAGCGCGCTTTAAGCGTCCGGTTGTGCCAGGCGATCAGATGATTATGGAAGTCACTTTCGAAAAAACGCGTCGCGGCCTGACCCGCTTTAAAGGGGTTGCGCTGGTTGACGGTAAAGTGGTGTGCGAAGCAACAATGATGTGTGCTCGTAGCCGGGAGGCCTGA
- the lpxA gene encoding acyl-ACP--UDP-N-acetylglucosamine O-acyltransferase, with protein MIDKSAFIHPTAIVEDGAVLGANVHIGPFCIVGPQVEIGEGTVLKSHVVVNGQTKIGRDNEIYQFASIGEVNQDLKYAGEPTRVEIGDRNRIRESVTIHRGTVQGGGLTKVGSDNLLMINAHVAHDCTVGNRCILANNATLAGHVSVDDFAIIGGMTAVHQFCIIGAHVMVGGCSGVAQDVPPYVIAQGNHATPFGVNIEGLKRRGFSREGLLAIRNAYKLLYRSGKTLDEAKLEIAELAEKHPEVKAFTEFFERSTRGPIR; from the coding sequence GTGATTGATAAATCCGCCTTTATTCATCCTACCGCCATTGTGGAAGACGGTGCTGTACTTGGTGCTAATGTCCACATTGGTCCCTTTTGTATTGTTGGACCGCAGGTCGAAATTGGTGAGGGAACCGTACTGAAGTCTCATGTGGTCGTGAATGGTCAAACCAAAATCGGCCGCGACAACGAGATTTATCAGTTTGCCTCCATCGGTGAAGTGAACCAGGATCTGAAATATGCTGGTGAACCAACCCGTGTGGAAATTGGCGATCGTAACCGCATCCGCGAAAGCGTCACCATTCATCGTGGTACAGTGCAGGGTGGTGGGCTGACGAAGGTGGGCAGCGATAACCTGCTGATGATCAATGCGCATGTCGCACATGATTGTACGGTAGGTAATCGTTGTATCCTCGCCAATAATGCAACGCTGGCGGGGCACGTATCAGTCGATGATTTTGCGATCATCGGCGGTATGACGGCAGTTCATCAATTTTGCATTATCGGTGCGCATGTGATGGTTGGCGGCTGCTCCGGCGTGGCGCAGGATGTCCCTCCGTATGTGATTGCACAGGGTAACCATGCGACGCCGTTCGGGGTAAATATCGAAGGATTGAAACGCCGGGGCTTCAGCCGTGAAGGGCTGCTGGCCATTCGTAATGCTTATAAACTGCTGTATCGCAGCGGTAAAACGCTCGATGAAGCGAAGCTGGAAATTGCTGAACTTGCGGAAAAGCATCCGGAAGTGAAGGCGTTTACCGAGTTCTTTGAGCGTTCAACGCGCGGTCCGATTCGTTAA
- the lpxD gene encoding UDP-3-O-(3-hydroxymyristoyl)glucosamine N-acyltransferase encodes MPSIRLADLAEQLDAELHGDGDIVITGVASMQSATTGHITFMVNPKYREHLGLCQASAVVMTQDFLPFAKSAALVVKNPYLTYARMAQILDTTPQPAQDIAPSAVIDATATLGNNVSVGANAVIESGVQLGDNVIIGAGCFVGKNTKIGAGSRLWANVTIYHDIQIGENCLIQSGTVIGADGFGYANDRGNWVKIPQLGRVIIGDRVEIGACTTIDRGALDDTVIGNGVIIDNQCQIAHNVVIGDNTAVAGGVIMAGSLKIGRYCMIGGASVINGHMEICDKVTVTGMGMVMRPITEPGVYSSGIPLQPNKVWRKTAALVMNIDDMSKRLKAIERKVNQQD; translated from the coding sequence ATGCCTTCAATTCGACTGGCTGACTTAGCAGAACAGTTGGATGCTGAATTACACGGTGATGGCGATATCGTCATCACCGGCGTTGCGTCCATGCAATCTGCAACAACAGGCCATATTACGTTCATGGTGAATCCTAAGTACCGTGAACACCTGGGATTATGCCAGGCTTCTGCGGTTGTTATGACGCAGGACTTCCTCCCTTTTGCTAAGAGCGCGGCGCTGGTAGTTAAAAATCCCTACCTGACTTACGCGCGCATGGCGCAAATTTTAGATACCACGCCGCAGCCCGCGCAGGATATCGCACCGAGTGCAGTGATTGATGCGACGGCAACGCTGGGTAACAATGTTTCAGTCGGCGCGAATGCGGTGATTGAATCCGGCGTACAACTGGGCGATAACGTGATTATCGGCGCCGGATGTTTTGTCGGAAAAAATACCAAAATCGGGGCGGGTTCACGCTTATGGGCGAACGTAACGATTTACCACGACATTCAGATCGGTGAGAATTGCCTGATCCAGTCTGGTACGGTGATTGGCGCAGACGGTTTTGGTTACGCTAACGATCGTGGCAATTGGGTGAAGATCCCGCAATTGGGTCGGGTCATTATCGGCGATCGTGTCGAGATCGGTGCTTGTACCACCATTGACCGTGGCGCGCTGGATGATACTGTTATTGGCAACGGCGTTATTATTGATAATCAGTGCCAGATTGCACATAACGTTGTGATTGGCGACAATACGGCGGTTGCCGGTGGCGTCATTATGGCGGGTAGCCTGAAGATTGGCCGTTACTGCATGATTGGCGGCGCCAGCGTGATCAATGGGCATATGGAAATATGCGACAAAGTCACGGTAACTGGCATGGGTATGGTGATGCGTCCTATCACGGAACCGGGCGTCTACTCCTCAGGCATTCCGCTGCAACCCAACAAAGTATGGCGTAAAACGGCTGCGCTGGTGATGAACATTGATGATATGAGCAAGCGTCTCAAAGCCATTGAGCGCAAGGTTAATCAACAAGACTAG
- the skp gene encoding molecular chaperone Skp: MKKWLLAAGLGLAMVTSAQAADKIAIVNMGNLFQQVAQKTGVSNTLENEFKGRAAELQKMENDLQSKMQRLQSMKAGSDRSKLEKDVMSERQTFAQKAQAFEKDRARRSNEERGKLVTRIQTAVKKVANDQNIDLVVDANTVAYNSSDVKDITADVLKQVK, encoded by the coding sequence GTGAAAAAGTGGTTATTAGCTGCAGGTCTCGGTTTGGCGATGGTAACGTCCGCACAGGCTGCTGACAAAATTGCGATCGTCAACATGGGTAATCTGTTCCAACAGGTTGCGCAGAAGACGGGTGTATCCAATACACTGGAAAACGAATTTAAAGGCCGTGCGGCTGAACTGCAAAAAATGGAAAACGACCTGCAATCTAAAATGCAGCGTCTGCAATCCATGAAGGCAGGTAGCGATCGTTCTAAGCTGGAAAAAGATGTCATGTCTGAGCGCCAGACGTTCGCACAAAAAGCGCAGGCTTTTGAGAAAGATCGCGCTCGTCGTTCCAACGAAGAACGTGGCAAACTGGTGACGCGTATCCAGACTGCCGTGAAAAAAGTGGCTAATGACCAGAACATCGATCTGGTCGTAGACGCGAACACCGTTGCTTACAACAGCAGCGATGTGAAAGACATCACCGCTGACGTACTGAAACAGGTTAAATAA